The genomic segment GAAGCCGGGAAACGTGAAGCTGACCCCGGAAGGAAACGTCAAGATCCTAGATTTCGGCCTCGCCAAGCCCCTCCTCGAAACGACGTCCTCGAGCGGCGACGTGGTGTCCTCTTTGTCGCAATCCCCCACGATGATGAAGGGAACGCAAGCGGGGGTCATTCTGGGAACGGCGGGCTACATGTCGCCCGAGCAGGCTCGGGGAAAGCAGGTGGACAAACGGGCCGACCTCTGGGCGCTCGGAGTGATCATCTACGAGATGCTAACAGGAGCTCGGCTCTTCGACGGCGAGACGATCTCGGACACGCTCGCGGCGGTGCTGACGCGAGATCCCGACTGGAGTCGCCTTCCGACAGGGACGCCGGCTTCGACCCGGCGTCTTCTCGCGCGCCTTCTCGAGCGCGATCCAAAAAAGCGCCTGCGGGACGTGGGTGACGCCCGTTTCGATCTCGAACCGGGAGTTTCCTCGGACGTGGTGCAGACCATGGAGCCGAAGGGGACGCGATTGCGATGGCCCCTCTTCGGGCTCGTCGTCGTACTGCTCTCGAGCGCTCTCGCGTACCAGCTCGGCCGGCATACCGTGAACGAGCCGTCGACGCCGTCGTTTCGCCCCCTTACGTTCCGTCGGGGGACGGTCGATACCGCGCGGTTCGCTCCGGATGGCGGGACCGTTTTCTATTCTGCGGCGTGGGATGGTCGCGCTTCGGCGCTATTCTCGACGAGGCTCGAGAGCCCCGAGTCTTCTGCGCTGGATTTGCCCTCTGGATGGCTCGCAGGGATCATACCGGGAGAGCTCGCTTTCCTTTCCGTGAACCGGACGCTCGCTCGCGCACCGCTCGGCTCCGGAGCGCCCCGAGAGGTTCTCACCGATGTACGGTGGGCCGATTGGTCTGCGGACGGCTCGAGCTTCGCCGTGGTGCGTCCCGTTGCGGGAAGCTTAAGATTAGAGTTTCCCGTCGCGACCGTTGTGTTCGAAACGGCTGCCGGGGGGATCTCCTTTCCCAGGATCTCGCCATCCGGTGAGCGCGTGGCGTTCGTGGAGGCGCCCATTGCCGGATACGTGCGGGGTCGGGTGCGGGTCGCGGGCCGCGACGGCAGCGTCGTGGCGAGCTCCAAGGAATACAATGATTTCTCGGGTCTCTCCTGGCGAAGCGATCGAGAAGTCTGGTTCTCCGCGCAGGAGACTGGGAAGGAATTCGTCGTTTTCGCGCTCTCGCTCTCGGGGGAGGTGCGCGAAGTGCTCCGCGCTCCCGGCTCCCTCGCGCTCCATGACATCTCGCCCGAAGGGCGCTTGCTCGTCTCTCAGTTCAAGGGACGCTTCGAAA from the Vicinamibacteria bacterium genome contains:
- a CDS encoding serine/threonine-protein kinase; this translates as MKLENGSSFGAYRVVGVLGAGGMGEVYRAHDPKLRRDVALKILPELFARDEERMKRFEREAHVLASLNHPNIEAIYGLEESGDERALVLELVEGPTLAERIAQGPIPLEESLAIARQMVDALDTAHEKGIVHRDLKPGNVKLTPEGNVKILDFGLAKPLLETTSSSGDVVSSLSQSPTMMKGTQAGVILGTAGYMSPEQARGKQVDKRADLWALGVIIYEMLTGARLFDGETISDTLAAVLTRDPDWSRLPTGTPASTRRLLARLLERDPKKRLRDVGDARFDLEPGVSSDVVQTMEPKGTRLRWPLFGLVVVLLSSALAYQLGRHTVNEPSTPSFRPLTFRRGTVDTARFAPDGGTVFYSAAWDGRASALFSTRLESPESSALDLPSGWLAGIIPGELAFLSVNRTLARAPLGSGAPREVLTDVRWADWSADGSSFAVVRPVAGSLRLEFPVATVVFETAAGGISFPRISPSGERVAFVEAPIAGYVRGRVRVAGRDGSVVASSKEYNDFSGLSWRSDREVWFSAQETGKEFVVFALSLSGEVREVLRAPGSLALHDISPEGRLLVSQFKGRFE